The Leifsonia poae region ATCTTCGCGGTGCGGGGGAAGGCGGCGATGGGGGTCGGCATTCTGCTCGCCAGCAAGGTGAACCAGTGGACAGCCCTCGTCGGAACCCTGCCGATCGCGCACCTGATCGGCGGTGGAGGGTTTGCCCTGCCGATGGACGGCCGACAGGTGGAGGAGTTCGTGCTCACGGCGGCCCAGACCGTTCTGGGTGTGGCGATCCTGCTGACGCTGCGGTTCAGCGGACGCTGGGCCGTCGCCCTGTTCCTGCTGTTCGCCACCACGTTCGTGTTCACCTCCACCGAGGCGAGACTCGTGGTCTCTGCGGTCTATGCGGTGGTCGCGATCGTGCTGTTCGCGCTGCGCTGGCGCGTGCTCGGCCGAACGCTCGCGGCGCCGTTCCGGTTCGAGCGAACCCCCTGACCGCTTCCTCCGCCGACCGAACGCGCCTATCGTGGCGCGCATGGCGGCGAAGGAACTTGCCCATCAGCACGCGGTCTACAGTTACGGCTCTTTCCGGTTGACCCTCATGTACAGCCCGACGGCCACGGCGGCCTGGGAGGTGTATGACGGGGGTGACTATCTCGGCCTGATCGAGGAGCTGCATCCCAGCGGCGGCGTCGAGCTGCTGTTCCGCGCGCGCATCCCCAGCGGCGAGGAGAGCGGCGCCGAGGAGGGCGGCCCGAGGAGAATGGCGACGGCTCCGACGGCTCCGACGTCACCGATTGGCGGGTCGCTGTCGAGATCCTGGCGCGCCACGCCGGACTCTGACGGGCCGCGAGCGGGCCGTCAGTATGCGAGCAGCGTGGAGAGCCCCTTCTGCAGCTGGAGCACGGCGATCACCAGCAGCAGCGCCGCGTTCAGCACGTTCGTATGCGTCGCGATCCAGCCTCGGGATGCGGTGAGCAGCGGTTGCGCCTTCTCGCCACGGATCAGCGTGAACAGCACCGGAACGGCGATCGGGAGCACCCCCACCACGGCGAAGACGATCGCGGTCGTCACCATCGCCCCGGTGCTGATCGAGGCGAGCTGCAGGTCGAGGGCGGCGAGGATGGCGCAGGAGGCGTCCACCGGGTTGAGCACGAAGATGCCGAACCCGAGCAGCGCAGACCGTCCCGGTTTGAACGATTCGACGGCGTTCAGCCACCCGGGAAGCTGGGGTGCGGCCTGCACGACATCGGCCGGGGTGACGGCCTGCGCCATCTGCCGGTTGCGGGCGCTCCCGCGGCGGTAGACGACGATGGCGGCCAGCAGGAGGAAGAGCCCGAGCACGAGCCGCACCAGCGGGACCCAGAGCGGTGGTTGCGCGCGCGCGTGAACCTCGACGAGGGCGAAGATCCAGAGCGAGACGGCCAGAACCGCGACGACCGCCACCACCCAGCCGATGAGGAAGGCGATCCCGTTCGTTCGCCCGTGGCGCGAGAGCAGCACCGCGACGAGGGCCATGATCGCCAGCGGGCTCAGCGCGATGCCGAAGGCCAGGGGCAGCAGCGAGACGATCAGAGGGCCCACGGCGTCACACTGCCGGGGGCGGGGTCAGCGGTGCAGCTGAGGTGCCGGCCCCGGCTGTCCCTGTGAGGGAGCGCTCGCGCATCAGCTCACCGACGGCGCGCACGACGCGTGAACCCACGACCGTTCCGGCGGTCGGATGGTGCCAGAACTGCAGGGTGAGGGTGGTGCGGTCCTCGCTGATTCGGGTGAACAGGATGCGGGCGTGCTCGCGACTGTGCACTCCGTCGACCGTTTGCAGGGTGGTGGTGAGGGCATCCGTGAAGTCGTCGAGCCCATCCGGGGCCAGCATCACCCGCACCTCGACCTCCGAGCGCCGGGCGCCCGCCTCGGAGTGGTTGATGAGCGGCTGTTGCAGCAGCAGCGAGTTGGGGATGTGGATGGTGCGGCCGTCGAGGGTCCTGATCACCACCGATCGGCCGTTCAGCTCTTTGACGCTTCCGGCGATGCCGTTGCACTCGATCTCGTCGCCGATTTTTATCGGTCTCCGCGTCTGCAGCACCACGCCCGAGGCGAAGTTCTCTGAGATTCCGCGCAGAGCCAGGGCGAGGATGACGCCGACGATGATCGCCGCCGCCAGCAGCGGCTGGATCGGTGCCCCCAGGAAGCTGAAGGCGACGCCGACGGCGAGTAGCACGACGAAGTACTTCACCAGTCGGGGTGCAAGCGCCGCGAACTCGGGGAGATGCCGCGCACCCGGCTCAGCAGGGCGGTCATTCCCTTCTTGGCGAAGATGCTGGCGATCCAGCCGACGACCACCACGGCGACCGCGATGGCAACGCTCCACCCGCTCAGATTCGTGAAATTCAAGAACCCGGTGCTGCTTCCATCCGCTCGGAGCATGGCGTCACCGGCTCGCAACCGGGGGCGGGGTGGTCGGCGGTGCCAAGACGCCTCGACGTCGGTGACGCCCGGCCTGCGGCCCCGTCTCCCCCCATGATGCGGACATGGCCTGATCGTGGCATTGCAACGCGGACACCGTCAAGTGGGGTGCCGGCCCGGAGCCGGGATGCGGCACTACTCGGGTGCTGCTGGAGGAGGTCGTTGCCGAACGCCTCCGCGCGCGACACCCGCTGCCCGCGCTCGCGAACCGAGGTGGCCATAGCGACCCCCCAGGTGGCGCCCGAACCATCCACAGGATCCGGAAAGATAACGAAAAGGTAACGGCGACAGGGTGGCTGTCATGTCGCACTCACCCGGAACCCTCTCGCTCGACATCGTCGTGCCCGTCTACAACGAGCAGGCGACGCTCGACTCGTCGATCCGCCGCTTGCACGCCTATCTGACCTCGCAGATCGAGCAGACCTGGCGTCTCACCATCGCGAACAACGCGAGCACGGATGCCACCGCATCCCTCGCCGACGCACTGGCCGCCGAGCTTGCGCACGTGCACGCCGTCCACCTCGCCGAGAAGGGGCGCGGGCGCGCACTCAAACAGGTGTGGGGTGCATCGCCGGCCGAGGTCCTCGTCTACCTCGACGAAGACCTGTCCACCGACCTGGCGGCACTTCCGCCCCTGGTGGCGCCGCTCCTGTCGGGGCACTCGGACCTCGCGATCGGCACCCGGCTCGGCCGCAGCGCTCGCGTCACCCGCGGGGGCAAACGGGAGTTCATCTCGCGCAGCTACAACCTGCTGCTGCGACGCACGATGGCCGTGAGCTTCAGTGACGCCCAGTGCGGGTTCAAGGCGATCCGCCGGGAGGTGGCCGAACGGCTGCTGCCCCTGGTGGAAGACGACGCCTGGTTCTTCGACACCGAGTTGCTGATCCTCGCCGAACGGGCCGGGATGCGCATCCACGAGATCCCGGTCGACTGGGTGGACGACCCGCACAGTTCGGTCGACATCGTGTCGACGGCACGAGAGGATCTCAAAGGGATGCTGCGCGTCGGCACCAACATCGCGCGCGGCCGCATCCCCCTCGAGTCGGTGTACGCCGAGCTCGGTCGCCGGCCGTTCGACCCGCCCCGGCCGCCCAGCTTCTTCGGGCAGGTCGTGCGGTTCGGTGTGGTCGGGGTGCTCTCGACGGCGGCATACGCCCTGCTGTACCTGGCGCTGTCGGTCTTCGTGCCCGCGCAGGCGGCGAACTTCGCCGCTCTGCTGATCACGACGATCGCGAACACGTGGGCCAACCGACGGTTCACCTTCGGGGTGCGCGGGCGGGTCGGCGCTGTGCGCCACCAGTTTCAGGGGCTCATCGTGTTCGGTATCGCCTGGGCCATGACCAGCGGTTCGCTCGCCGTGCTGCACGCCGCCGCACCGCAGGCGTCGGCGCGCCTTCAGCTGCTCGTCCTGTGTCTCGCCAACCTGGCGGCCACCTTCGTGCGTTTCGTGCTCCTGCGCCTGTGGGTCTTCCGGTCCCGGCGGCGCACGCCGGATGCCGCCGGCCGAATGCCGGGCCCGCACCCGCACCCGCACCCGCACCCCATCGTCTTCGAGGGGTCGCAACACGCCGTCTCGGTGACCGGCCAGACGACGCCTCACGACTCCTCGTTGCCGGAAACCACCCGAACCGCCGAACGACAGGAAGTGAACGGATCATGACCACCACGACACAAGACCGTCCCGCCGAAATCCCGGCGGCCGACCATCCCGTCGCGCCGCCCGGCGGGCGCCTGAGAGCCGCCGGTCGCTGGATCATCCGCGGGAGGGCGGACTCGGCCGTCTGGGAACGTCCGGCGCTGCTCGGCCTGCTGGGTCTCACGGCGCTGCTCTACCTCTGGGACCTCGCCGCCAGCGGCTGGGCCAACTCGTTCTATTCGGCCGCGGTGCAGGCCGGGTCGGTGAACTGGGAGGCGTTCTTCTACGGCTCATCCGATGCGGCCAACTCGATCACAGTCGACAAACCGCCCGCGAGCCTGTGGATCATGGCGCTCTCGGTGCGCCTGTTCGGACTCAGCTCGTGGAGCATCCTGGTGCCCGAGGCGCTGATGGGGGTGGCGACGGTGGCGCTGGTCTATTGCATCGTCCGCCGGCACTTCTCCGCCCGCACGGCGTTGCTCGCGGGTGGGGTGCTGGCGATCACCCCCGTTGCCGCCCTCATGTTCCGGTTCAACAACCCGGATGCGCTGCTCGTTCTGCTGCTCACGGCCGCGACCTACTTCACCCTGCGCGGAATCGAGTCGGGACGGATGCGCTGGGTGATCTGGGCCGGCGTGGCCGTCGGTTTCGGGTTCCTCACCAAGCAACTGCAGGCGTTCCTGATCCTGCCCGTGCTCGCGGGCGTCTACCTCGCCGCCGCCCCGCTGTCGTGGCGGAAGCGGTTCGGCCATCTGTTCGCCGCGCTCGGCGCCGTGATCGTGTCGGCCGGCTGGTGGGTGGCGATCGTCGAACTCGTGCCCGCCTCGATGCGGCCATACATCGGCGGATCCCAGTCCAATAGTTTTCTGGAGCTGACTTTCGGCTACAACGGGCTCGGCCGACTCACCGGCGACGAGACAGGCAGCGTCACAGGCGGCGGCGGTGGCACTGCGACCGGCGGGATGTGGGGCGCCACCGGCATCCTGCGGCTGTTCGAGAACGAGGTCGGCGGGCAGATCGCCTGGCTGCTCCCGGCCGCTCTGGTGCTGCTCGTCGTCGGTCTCGTGCTCGGCCGCGCAGCCGGGCGAACGGATGCGCGCCGCGCGACGTTGCTGCTCTTCGGTGGCTGGCTCGTCGTGACCGCGCTGGCGTTCAGCTTCATGGCCGGAATCTTCCACGCCTACTACACGGTGGCGCTGGCGCCGCCGCTCGCCGGCGTGGTGGGCATCGGTGCTGCGGCGGTCTGGGCCGGCCGGAAGAAGGTGTGGGTGAGGATCGTCGCCGCGGTGGTGATGCTCGGCACCGCGATCTGGGCGTACGTGCTCCTGGAGCGCGCAGCGGACTGGCTGCCCTGGCTGAAATTCGTGGTGCTCGTGTTCGCCGTGATCGCCGCTGTTTTGCTCGTGCTCCCTCCGCGAGGCCGGATGCTCGCCGGTGCGACCATCGCCGTGAGTCTGGTCGGCGCTCTGCTGGCGCCGGCCGCGTACTCGCTCCAGACCGTGACGACGGGACACACCGGCTCGATCGTGACGGCCGGCCCGACCGTGAGCAGCGGGATGGGCGGGTTCGGGGGCGGTCGCGGCGGAGCCGGAGGACCCGGTGGTGCCGGCGGAGGCTTCGGAGGCAACGGCGGCGCGCCGGGTGGGACCGGCGGCTCGAGCACAGCCCCCGGGGGAACCGGGACCGCCCCGGGTGGCACGGGAACCGCCCCGGGTGGCACAGGAACGGCGCCGGGTGGCACAGGAACGGCGCCGGGTGGGACGACAGGAACCGCGCCCAGAAGAACCGGTGGCGGTGCCGGGGGCCTGCTCTACTCCGGAACGGTCGGCTCCTCAGTGGCCGCACTTTTGAAGGCCGACGCGAGCACGTACACCTGGGTGGCGGCCGCTGTCGGATCGAACTCGGCCGCGGGTTACCAGCTGGCCACGGGTGAAGCGGTGATGCCGATCGGCGGTTTCAACGGCTCCGATCCCTCGCCAACGCTGGCGGAGTTCCGAGCCGATGTCGCGGCCGGCAAGATCCACTACTTCATCGGCGGGGCCGTCGGGCAGTCGAACGGCGGAAGCAACGTCTCCAGCCAGATCGCGAGCTGGGTGGAGAAGAACTACACGGCGAGCACGGTTGACGGGGTGACGCTCTACGATCTGACGAAATGAGTCGACGTCGGCGGCTCGCCCGCTCGCCCCGGCCGGCCATCACGGGCCGGTCGGGGTGTCGCGCGCCCGGCTTCGCGGGGGTGCGACGACGCTCCCACGGCAACTTTTCGTCGCCCCTGGAGGTCGAGCGCCGGGGGCGAACGCATAATGGGGTCGTGACAGAAGAGAAGTCGCCGTCGCGGGCACCGAGTATGCGGGATGTCGCCGGCCTGGCCGGGGTCTCGCATCAGACGGTGTCGCGGGTGATCAACGGGCATCCGAGCATCCGCGAGTCGACCCGGGAACGGGTTCGCCGGGCGATGGACGAGCTGCACTACCGGCCGAACCGCGCAGCCCGGGCGCTCGTCACCTCACGCTCGAACACGATCGGTGTGCTCGCCGCCTCCACGGCCGCCCTGTACGGACCCGTGTCGAGCATCGGAGCGATCGAGGATGCCGCCCGCGCGGCCGGCTACTACGTGAGCGTCACCCACCTCGCCACGCTCGCGGCGGAAGGGATCGCGGCCGGCCTCGACCACCTCATGGCTCAGGCTGTGGAAGGGATCGTCGTCATCGCTCCGCAGGATGCGGTGCTCGACGAGATCGCCGCGATCAGCGTCGATGTGCCCTACGTCACCTTGCAGGCCGGGCGCGAGTACGCCGACAACGAGCTCTCGGTCGACCAGCTGGCCGGTGCGCACGCCGCCACGCGCCACCTCATCGAGCTGGGGCACCGGCGCATCGCCCACCTGTCGGGTCCGCTGGACTGGATCGAGGCACTGGCCCGTCTGCGCGGATTCGAACAGGAGATCGCGGCGGCCGGCCTGGACCGGCTCCCCTCGCCTCGCGGAGACTGGACGGCGGAGTTCGGGTACCAGGCCGGTCGCGAGCTCCTGACCGATCCGACGATCACGGCAGTGTTCGCCTCCAACGACCAGACGGCCCTCGGCCTGATGCACGCAGCCCACGAGGCGGGGCGGCGCATCCCGGACGATCTCAGCGTGATCGGCTTCGACGACATCCCCGAGGCCGCCCACTTCTGGCCGCCACTGACCACGGTGCGCCAGGATTTCGACGAACTCGGCCGGCGCTGCGTGGCCCGGCTGGTGGCCGACATCGCGGGCCAGGACGAACCGACGCCGGGCAATATCCAGCCGGAGTTGATCGTGCGCGGGTCGACGGGCGTGCCCCGCGCCTGAGGGCGTCGGCGCGCATCCTCGGAAGGTCAGTCGGCGACGTCGCTCTCGTCGAGCCAGCGCCGCGGGCCGGCGCCGTCGTCGCCGAGCGCATCCGACGGGTTCTGCAGCGCGCAGGTGCGCAGGCTCAGGCAGCCGCAGCCCATGCAGCCGGTGAGGTCGCTGCGCAGATGCTCCAGATCGCGGATGCGCTCGTCGAGCTCATGACGCCACAGCCCGGAGAGGCGCGCCCAGTCCTTCTTGGTCGGGGTGCGGCCGGCCGGCAGTGAGTCGAGCGCGGCACGGATCTCGGCGAGTGGGATCCCCACGCGCTGCGACACCCGGATGAATGCCACACGGCGCAGCACATCCCGCGGATAGCGTCGCTGGTTTCCTGCGGTGCGCCGGCTCTCGATAAGTCCCTGGCGTTCATAGAAGTGCAGGGCCGATACGGCGACGCCGCTGCGCACGGACAGTTCTCCGACGCTCAGCACCGCATCCTTCGGGTTCATTGACCTCAACCATAGTTGAGGTTCTAGACTCGCACCATGGCCCCTGAAGAATCCGAGACGCACCTCTCTGCCCGGGTCGGCGGCGCACCCGCCGATCTCCCGCCGCCGCAGGTCGAGACGTCGATCACACCCGGGGGCCGGCAGGAACCGTCAGGCGGCGTGCTCAGCGGGCCGTACCGCTGGGTGAGCATCGGGATGTGCGCGCTCATCATGCTGTCGGCGTTCGAAGCGCTCGCGGTCACGACGATCATGCCCACCGTGAGCCACGAGCTCGACGGTGCCGGCCTCTACGCTTTCGCTTTCGCGGGCCCACTCGCCGTGAGCGTCGTCGGGATGGTGCTGGCCGGCGCGTGGTCGGATCGCGGCAGTCCGCGCAATGCGCTGTTCGCCTCCGTCGGCCTGTTCGTCATCGGCCTCGTGCTGGCCGGCACCGCCCAGAGCATGGGCCTGTTCGTCGCCGGCCGGTTGGTGCACGGCCTGGGTGGCGGGGCCCTCACCGTCGCGCTGTACGTGATCGTCGCGCGTGTGTACCCGCCGCCGTTGCACCCGAAGATCTTCGCGGGATTCGCGGCGGCCTGGGTGATCCCGTCGCTGATCGGCCCGCTGATCGCCGGAATCGTGGCGGAGACCGTCGGCTGGCGCTGGGTCTTCCTCGGTGTCGTCGTGCTCGTGGCGCTCGCGATGCTGATGGTGGTTCCCGCGATGCGCGGGGTGCGTGCGCCCGATGCCTCCGACGAGAGGATGCCGTGGGACATCCGCCGCATCGGCTGGTCGGTGCTCGTGGCGGTCGCGGTGCTCGCCCTCAACCTCGCCGCCGAAGCGCGCGGGCCCGTGCAATGGATCGCCCCGGTCGTCGCGGTCGCCGTCGCGCTCGTCGCGCTGCGCCCGCTTCTGCCGCACCGCACGCTGCGGGCCGCCCGCGGGCTGCCGAGCGTGATCCTGCTCCGTTCGCTCGTGGCCGGCACCTTCTTCGCGGCGGAGGTCTACGTGCCCTACCTGCTGGTGAGCCAGTACGGTATGTCCGCTTCGGTCGCCGGGCTCGCGCTCACGGCCGCCGGGCTGAGTTGGGCGGCGGCGTCGTGGGTGCAGGGCCGGTACCCCGCGATCGGGCATCGGCTCGCGGCGCGCCTCGGTGCGATCGGTCTCGCGATCGCGGTGGCCTCCCTTCTGGCGACCGCGGTGTTCGGCCTTCCGCCGGTGGTCGTGATCGTCGGCTGGGCCTTCGCGGGCGCCGGGATGGGAATCCTGTACCCCCGGCTGGGTGTGCTGACCCTCGAATATTCGACGATCGACGATCAGGGTTTCAACAGTTCGGCGCTGTCGATCGCGGATGCGATCGGCTCGGCGATCGCCCTGGCCGCCACCGCGATCGTGTTCGCCGCGCTCGCACCGCTCGGCGGTGCGTGGCCCTTCGCCGGGGTGTTCGCGCTGACCGCGGTGCTCTGTCTTGCCGCGTTCGCCACCGGACCGCGCATCACGGCGCGCGTGCCCCGGCCGTAGACCCGCGGGGCGAAGCAAGGTCGCCCGCGCACAGACTCGCCGCGCCGGCCGCGGACGGCTCCCGACAAGCGGGGACCGAGCGACAGCCGCCCGCCGGCGCGGCGACATCCTCATCTGATCCGTCCCCGCCCTCTCAATCTCATGTGCCCGGCGCAGTTTGGTATGGGTTTGGTAGGGTGTGGTATTGCTGTTGGTTCAGAGACGGGTCGGGGAGGCGCGGTGGAAGCGGTCGGAACGAGTCCGGTGGTGCTGGTCGATCATCTCGGATACAACGCAGGAGCCCCGAAGGCCGCATTGGTCGCCGCCCCGCACGGCGTGCTGATCACCGCCGCACGACTCACCGCCGTTGTCACCGACCGGCAGTCTGACGCGACGAACGACACCCTTCCGGCCGTGATCGTCGGCCCACCCCTCTCTGTCGAGGGCTGGGGAGCGGCGGCGTACCACCGCGTCGACCTCACCGCCCTCACGGACGCCGGCACGTACCGTCTCGTCGTGACGGTCGACGGGGCCGAGACGGCCAGCGAGCCGTTCGTGGTGGGGGAGCACCGCATCCCGTCGCTCGTGGTCTCCGACGTCACCGCGTACTTCCGGTCCCAGCGATCGAGCGGCGAGATCGAGCGCAAAGATGCGGCGGCACACTTCTACGACGACGCATCCGGTCGAACGGTGGACGCCCGCGGGGGGTGGCTCGACGCCTCCGGCGACACGAGCAAATTCCTCAGCCACCTGACGTACACGCGCACGATGAGCCCGCAGCAGATCCCGCTCTGCGCCTGGGCCCTGCTCACGGCCGGAGGAGAACTGCGCCGGTCCCATCCTGGATTCGAGACCAGTCAGTACCCGCGGCTGCGCGACGAGGGGCTCTTCGGGGCCGACTTCCTCGTGCGATTCCAGTCGCCGGAGGGCTACTTCTACACCGGGATCTTCGACGCCCTCACCAAGAACCTGGACGAGCGTGTGATCACCGCCCCGCTGCAGGACAGCGTTCGCACGCAGCGGTGGCAGGCGGCCTACCGGCACGGTGGCGGGCTCGCGATCGCGGCGCTCGCGCTGGCGGCGACCGTCGACGATGCGGGCGAGTTCGGGCCGGATACCTACTTCTCCGCCGCCGTTCGGGGTTTCGACCACCTCCAGGCCCACAACACGGAGTATCTGTTCGATGGCGCGGAGACGGCCCTCGACGACTACTGCGCCCTCCTCGGCGCTTCCGAACTGCTGCACGCGGCGGCTGTGCGAGGGGAAGACGCGACCCGGTTCGAGGCGGCCGCGGTGCTGCGGGCGGATGCGCTCGCGGCGCGGCTGCGCGACGACGAGACCGGCACGGCGTACCTGGTCGGCGACGACGAAGGCCGGCCGTACTTCCACGCGGCGGAATCGGGCCTGCCGGTGGTCGCACTGCTGCGCTTCGCAGACGTGGTGGCCGCCCTGCCTGCCCCCGCCGCATCCGATGGAGCCACGCGCGCAGTGCGGGATGCGGCGCTCGGCGAGGCCGCGGATCGGGCCCGGTCAACGGCCCTCGCCCTCCTTCTCGGAACGATCGCACGCATCGACGCGGTACCCAACCCGTTCGGGCTGCTGCGCCAGCGCGTGCAGCCGTCGGGCGGCACTCCTCGTGACTCCTTCTTCTTTCCGCACGAGAATGAGACCGGCTACTGGTGGCAGGGAGAGAATGCGGGGATCTCGTCGGTCGCGTATGCCGCGAGCCGCGCCTCTCTGCTGCCCGAGTGCAACGCCGCGACCCGGGATCGGCTGCGCCGGCTCTCTGCGGACCTCACCGCCTGGGTGGGCGGGCTGAACCCGTTCGACTCGTGCATGCTCCAGGGGCGCGGGCGCACCAATGTCGAGTATTCGGGCGTCTACCAGAACAGTCCCGGCGGTATCGTCAACGGGATCACGGGCGGGTGGAACGACGAAGACGGCGTCGCGTTCCTGCCTGGGGACGCGGAGGAGGGGAACGAGTGGCGCTGGGCGGAGCAGTGGATCCCGCACTCGGCCTGGTTCCTCCTCGCCGTCTGTGCGGAGTAGAGTCCCGCTCGCTTCACCGAAGACAGGCAGATTCTCTCGACACGCCGTCGGCACGTCCGTCCCATCGGACGAATCGGGTCGGGCGACCGATTCGTCCGACGGCAGTCGGCTGTGGGAGGAAGCGAGGCGGTCGGCGACCCGAGGCGGTCGGTGGCCTCAGGCGGTCGGCGCCGGGGTCGGCGCTTCGGCGAGCGGTGCCGGGTCTTCTTCTGAGAAGTCCATCACCGGCGGCTTGCGTCGGAAGCCCCCGGTGAGGATCGCGAGGATGAGGACTCCCACCAGGACCCAGATTCCGCCGGCGATGAAGGTGGTCACCGAGAGGCTGGTCCAGAGCCACACCGTGAGGGCGAACCCGATCGCCGGGGCGACGATGTACGCGACGATCGCCTTGGCGCCGCGCTCCTTGCGATCGATGACGTAGTGCTTGATCACCGCGAGGTTGACGAAGCTGAAGGCCACCAGGGCGCCGAAGGAGATGACGGAGGCGGCGATGTCGAGCGGCAGGAGCAGGGCGCCGGCGAGGCCGACCACGCCGACGAGGATGACGGCGAGCCACGGGGTCTTGAAGCGCGGGTGCACGGCGGCGAACACGCGTCGCGGCAGCTGGCCGTCGCGGCCCATTGCGTAGAGGATGCGCGCGACGCTCGCTTGCGAGGTCATCGCCGAGGCGAAGCTGCCGGCGATGTAGGCCGCGGTGAAGAAGGTGAACAGGGCGCTGCCGCCGATGCGGGTCATCACGTCCAGCGGCGCGGAGTCGAGGTCGGTGAAGTTCTTGTAGTCGGGGAAGACGAGACCTGCGATGTATGCGGTGATGATGAAGAGCAGGCCGCCCGCCAGTGTGCACAGCATGATCGCCCGCGGGATGGACTTGCGGGCATCCTTCGCCTCTTCGGAGAGGGTGGAGACGGCATCGAACCCGAGGAAGGCGAGGGCGAGGATGGCCGATCCGGCCGCGATCGACGACAGCGTGGTGTCTCCGGAGAAGAACGGGGTGATCAGGTCGGGCATCTGCGCGACGCCGGT contains the following coding sequences:
- a CDS encoding GAP family protein, whose product is MGPLIVSLLPLAFGIALSPLAIMALVAVLLSRHGRTNGIAFLIGWVVAVVAVLAVSLWIFALVEVHARAQPPLWVPLVRLVLGLFLLLAAIVVYRRGSARNRQMAQAVTPADVVQAAPQLPGWLNAVESFKPGRSALLGFGIFVLNPVDASCAILAALDLQLASISTGAMVTTAIVFAVVGVLPIAVPVLFTLIRGEKAQPLLTASRGWIATHTNVLNAALLLVIAVLQLQKGLSTLLAY
- a CDS encoding mechanosensitive ion channel family protein, translated to MKYFVVLLAVGVAFSFLGAPIQPLLAAAIIVGVILALALRGISENFASGVVLQTRRPIKIGDEIECNGIAGSVKELNGRSVVIRTLDGRTIHIPNSLLLQQPLINHSEAGARRSEVEVRVMLAPDGLDDFTDALTTTLQTVDGVHSREHARILFTRISEDRTTLTLQFWHHPTAGTVVGSRVVRAVGELMRERSLTGTAGAGTSAAPLTPPPAV
- a CDS encoding glycosyltransferase; the protein is MSHSPGTLSLDIVVPVYNEQATLDSSIRRLHAYLTSQIEQTWRLTIANNASTDATASLADALAAELAHVHAVHLAEKGRGRALKQVWGASPAEVLVYLDEDLSTDLAALPPLVAPLLSGHSDLAIGTRLGRSARVTRGGKREFISRSYNLLLRRTMAVSFSDAQCGFKAIRREVAERLLPLVEDDAWFFDTELLILAERAGMRIHEIPVDWVDDPHSSVDIVSTAREDLKGMLRVGTNIARGRIPLESVYAELGRRPFDPPRPPSFFGQVVRFGVVGVLSTAAYALLYLALSVFVPAQAANFAALLITTIANTWANRRFTFGVRGRVGAVRHQFQGLIVFGIAWAMTSGSLAVLHAAAPQASARLQLLVLCLANLAATFVRFVLLRLWVFRSRRRTPDAAGRMPGPHPHPHPHPIVFEGSQHAVSVTGQTTPHDSSLPETTRTAERQEVNGS
- a CDS encoding glycosyltransferase family 39 protein — protein: MTTTTQDRPAEIPAADHPVAPPGGRLRAAGRWIIRGRADSAVWERPALLGLLGLTALLYLWDLAASGWANSFYSAAVQAGSVNWEAFFYGSSDAANSITVDKPPASLWIMALSVRLFGLSSWSILVPEALMGVATVALVYCIVRRHFSARTALLAGGVLAITPVAALMFRFNNPDALLVLLLTAATYFTLRGIESGRMRWVIWAGVAVGFGFLTKQLQAFLILPVLAGVYLAAAPLSWRKRFGHLFAALGAVIVSAGWWVAIVELVPASMRPYIGGSQSNSFLELTFGYNGLGRLTGDETGSVTGGGGGTATGGMWGATGILRLFENEVGGQIAWLLPAALVLLVVGLVLGRAAGRTDARRATLLLFGGWLVVTALAFSFMAGIFHAYYTVALAPPLAGVVGIGAAAVWAGRKKVWVRIVAAVVMLGTAIWAYVLLERAADWLPWLKFVVLVFAVIAAVLLVLPPRGRMLAGATIAVSLVGALLAPAAYSLQTVTTGHTGSIVTAGPTVSSGMGGFGGGRGGAGGPGGAGGGFGGNGGAPGGTGGSSTAPGGTGTAPGGTGTAPGGTGTAPGGTGTAPGGTTGTAPRRTGGGAGGLLYSGTVGSSVAALLKADASTYTWVAAAVGSNSAAGYQLATGEAVMPIGGFNGSDPSPTLAEFRADVAAGKIHYFIGGAVGQSNGGSNVSSQIASWVEKNYTASTVDGVTLYDLTK
- a CDS encoding LacI family DNA-binding transcriptional regulator is translated as MRDVAGLAGVSHQTVSRVINGHPSIRESTRERVRRAMDELHYRPNRAARALVTSRSNTIGVLAASTAALYGPVSSIGAIEDAARAAGYYVSVTHLATLAAEGIAAGLDHLMAQAVEGIVVIAPQDAVLDEIAAISVDVPYVTLQAGREYADNELSVDQLAGAHAATRHLIELGHRRIAHLSGPLDWIEALARLRGFEQEIAAAGLDRLPSPRGDWTAEFGYQAGRELLTDPTITAVFASNDQTALGLMHAAHEAGRRIPDDLSVIGFDDIPEAAHFWPPLTTVRQDFDELGRRCVARLVADIAGQDEPTPGNIQPELIVRGSTGVPRA
- the soxR gene encoding redox-sensitive transcriptional activator SoxR, translated to MNPKDAVLSVGELSVRSGVAVSALHFYERQGLIESRRTAGNQRRYPRDVLRRVAFIRVSQRVGIPLAEIRAALDSLPAGRTPTKKDWARLSGLWRHELDERIRDLEHLRSDLTGCMGCGCLSLRTCALQNPSDALGDDGAGPRRWLDESDVAD
- a CDS encoding MFS transporter, whose translation is MCALIMLSAFEALAVTTIMPTVSHELDGAGLYAFAFAGPLAVSVVGMVLAGAWSDRGSPRNALFASVGLFVIGLVLAGTAQSMGLFVAGRLVHGLGGGALTVALYVIVARVYPPPLHPKIFAGFAAAWVIPSLIGPLIAGIVAETVGWRWVFLGVVVLVALAMLMVVPAMRGVRAPDASDERMPWDIRRIGWSVLVAVAVLALNLAAEARGPVQWIAPVVAVAVALVALRPLLPHRTLRAARGLPSVILLRSLVAGTFFAAEVYVPYLLVSQYGMSASVAGLALTAAGLSWAAASWVQGRYPAIGHRLAARLGAIGLAIAVASLLATAVFGLPPVVVIVGWAFAGAGMGILYPRLGVLTLEYSTIDDQGFNSSALSIADAIGSAIALAATAIVFAALAPLGGAWPFAGVFALTAVLCLAAFATGPRITARVPRP
- a CDS encoding glycoside hydrolase family 9 protein produces the protein MEAVGTSPVVLVDHLGYNAGAPKAALVAAPHGVLITAARLTAVVTDRQSDATNDTLPAVIVGPPLSVEGWGAAAYHRVDLTALTDAGTYRLVVTVDGAETASEPFVVGEHRIPSLVVSDVTAYFRSQRSSGEIERKDAAAHFYDDASGRTVDARGGWLDASGDTSKFLSHLTYTRTMSPQQIPLCAWALLTAGGELRRSHPGFETSQYPRLRDEGLFGADFLVRFQSPEGYFYTGIFDALTKNLDERVITAPLQDSVRTQRWQAAYRHGGGLAIAALALAATVDDAGEFGPDTYFSAAVRGFDHLQAHNTEYLFDGAETALDDYCALLGASELLHAAAVRGEDATRFEAAAVLRADALAARLRDDETGTAYLVGDDEGRPYFHAAESGLPVVALLRFADVVAALPAPAASDGATRAVRDAALGEAADRARSTALALLLGTIARIDAVPNPFGLLRQRVQPSGGTPRDSFFFPHENETGYWWQGENAGISSVAYAASRASLLPECNAATRDRLRRLSADLTAWVGGLNPFDSCMLQGRGRTNVEYSGVYQNSPGGIVNGITGGWNDEDGVAFLPGDAEEGNEWRWAEQWIPHSAWFLLAVCAE